The Pseudofrankia sp. DC12 region CGGAGTAGCGCGGCTCATCCGGTTCGTGCCCCGCAACGTCATGATCGGGTTCGTCAACGCGCTCGCGATTCTGATCTTCACCGCGCAGATGCCACACGTGTTCGGGCACGGCTGGCGGGTGTACCCGCTCGTCGCCGCCGGGCTGTTCGTGCTGGTCACCCTGCCGCGGCTGACGAAGGCGGTGCCGGCGCCACTGGTCGCCGTGGCCCTGCTCACGCTCGCGACGACCACCTTCCACCTCGGGGTGCCTACCGTCGGCGACGAGGGCCAGCTGCCCACCGGCCTGCCGAGGCCCACCCTGCCGCACGTCCCGATGGACTGGGAGACCGTGCGGATCATCCTGCCGTACGTGCTGGCACTGACCGCCGTCGGCCTGCTCGAGACCCTGCTGACAGCTCAGATCATCGACAAGCTGACCGACTCCACCCACAACCCGCACCGGGAGGCCTGGGGCCTGGGCATCGCCAACGTGGTCAGCGGCTTCTTCGGCGGCATGGGCGGCTGCGCGATGATCGGCCAGGCGATTCTCAACGTGTCGACCGGCGGCCGGCGCCGGCTGTCGACCTTCGCGGCCGGCGGCTTCCTGCTGCTGCTGGTCCTGCCGCTGCGCTCCGTCGTCGGGCTGATCCCGATGTCGGCCCTGGCCGCCGTCATGGTCATCGTGGCGATGATGACGTTCGACTGGAGCAGCGTGCGGCCGGCGACGCTACGCCGGGTGCCGATCACCGAGACCCTCGTGATGGTGACGACCGTCGCGGTCGTGGTGCCGACCCACGACCTCGCCTACGGGGTGGTCGTCGGCGTCGCGCTGGAAGCCCTCCTGTTCACCCGCAAGGTCGCACACCTCGCGAACGTGACAAGCGTGCTGGAC contains the following coding sequences:
- a CDS encoding SulP family inorganic anion transporter, which encodes MSALPGSAPVPSTPARQPPRGGSLATLPLLRGALPALRRAVPGPRVAGVELVAGLVTALALIPETISFSVVAGVDPAVGLFTSFIISTVIAFTGGRPAMISAAAGSMALVAAPLVRQHGFQYLLATTISVGALMFVLGLVGVARLIRFVPRNVMIGFVNALAILIFTAQMPHVFGHGWRVYPLVAAGLFVLVTLPRLTKAVPAPLVAVALLTLATTTFHLGVPTVGDEGQLPTGLPRPTLPHVPMDWETVRIILPYVLALTAVGLLETLLTAQIIDKLTDSTHNPHREAWGLGIANVVSGFFGGMGGCAMIGQAILNVSTGGRRRLSTFAAGGFLLLLVLPLRSVVGLIPMSALAAVMVIVAMMTFDWSSVRPATLRRVPITETLVMVTTVAVVVPTHDLAYGVVVGVALEALLFTRKVAHLANVTSVLDPDGGERIYAVQGPLFFASTNDLATAFDYGRDPARVVIDLSDADVLDSAAAAALDDVLHRYEERGSVAELTGVNRGSAAMLRSLRPSDTGT